GTGAAGAAAGCACCAAGCGCAAGGGCACTTGATGGGACAAGTagctcttgtttttcgtAATCGTCAGTTAGAACATGCTGTGAGACATAGTCTTGGACACTCTTCCACTCGTTGGCCGCCGCGCTTTTTTGCGTATCCAGCTCGGTTTTGTAGATGTAGTACTTGTGGGTTACGTATTTCCTAATCCCGCTGAACCAGCTGTCAAGAGCTTTGGAGTCGTAAATCTGATTGCCGGTTGGCAGGGTCTTGGTCGAGACGTCTTCAGTGTGAAGAATATCAGGCAAAAGAGGCCCTTTAGAAGAGCCAACAAAGGCGCCCTCATCAGCGTAGAAGTTGCGGGACATAGGTGCTTGCTGTTCGATCAACAACTTATTGGTGGTTTTGACAATGTTTGTTCTCCTGCTTTGGCCCTCAACCAATTTTTTAACCCATTCGAAAATTGATGATAGCCAGTAAATTGCCGTCAGTTAAAGAGTAAAATGTATAAAGATGTTAAAGCTCAAAGTTTATGCTATTAAATATGATTAGAAAGAGTTGGGATTGGTAGATTTTGGCGCGAATTATAGGATCCCGCTTACCCAAAAATACTTTGATATGACGTGTAAACCATGCCGATGGCTCCGAAGACAACAAGGACATAGTCGAGAAGTATAGGCCACTTCCTCCAAACGCTCTTCTCACCTGCAAAGCGCGGCTTGCTACAGCTTCGTAGGTGCAGCATAGGTGGATAAATATACACTAGTGGTATGCACGCTAGTGAGCCAACAATTGCAACGAAAGCGTCGAGATGATTAGCGCCAAAGTAGGCCGCAATTACGACTGAACTAACAATCAGAGAGCgtacaaaatttttaagCCACTTGATACGCCAATCAAGCTTACCAGAGTTTGGCTTATATTGAATTTTGGTATGATCGCTCCGCTTAACGTAGATTTTGGTGAATTTGGGGAAGACCTTGTTCTCAATAATCGCAATGGCGGGAAATAGCTGCAAAGGAGTCGATAGGAGGATAGCAGATGAGTAGAAAAATTGTATCAAGTTGACAAGAATGCTGTCTTGCGGCAAGTTTAGCAAAATGACAGTTTGTGTTTCAGCACCGTAACTTAAGTAACCCAGGGTGGCCACGGAGACAAAGAGAACCGTAGCTGTGATTATAACCAGAGCCATAACCAAAGGAAACTTCTCAGGGTGCTTCATTGAGCTCTGAATAGGTATGATAAGACCAATTCCCTCAAACGCGAAGATTGCGGTACCCACGAATAACGTCCAGCTTTGAGAATTGAATCCTGTGACAATACCTTCCGCAGGTTTACAGTTCAAGTCGAAAAACAAATGTTTTGCCGTGAAGCCAATCACAATAACTATTCCACCCATTACGAGAAAGTTAGCCACAAGTGAAGAGAATGACAACTTGGCTATGTTGCGAATGAATGAAAGAGGAATGAATACCACGAGCTGCAAAGCAAGCAAGTGAACAATCGTGACGCCTGGCCAGTAAAAgacattttcaacaaacgCGAGGAGGTTTTTGGCTGTAAAAACCACATAAGCACCTGAAAACCCAAGCTGGGTCATGACCAGGGAAAAGAGAATAATGAACTTCATCCATGGCCCATAGAGGGTTAGCCCGATATCGCCAAAGGACGAAACTTTTGTAGCTATTTTAGATTTTGTCAAGATGTAGTAGCACCAGTAGGAATATatgccaaagaaaaccaacATGGCCAgggaaaagaagagacctCCATTTGAAAACGCGCCCGgcaaaaaaagcacgcCAGTGCCGACAAATGACTTGATCATCAACAGGAATGCCTTGGTGGTTGAAGTAGTTCCTTTTGCCGATTTTGGCACTAAGATTTTTTTGCCAGTTCCTGCTTCAGCCCTAGCTAGTAATGGACTCGTTTCATCAACTGCTTGCTCCTCTGATTCCTGATCTGTATAGAACTCGTCTTCGAAGGACTCGCCTGCAAAATGGCCATAGACATATAGAaactccaagaagtttcTTGTAAGGAATGGAACTTTTTCAGAACTATCAGGCACGGACTCGCCTGAGACAGAACTTGAGTGCAACGTCTCGGACTCGCTTGAGAGTGCCGTGTCTATAGTTTTGCCCTTGTTGTGTTTTTGCAAAATGAACTCGCGTCTAAATCCGCCAGGAACATTCAATGCGCTTGCGTTAGATGCGGAGTGCTGTTCCTCGAGCGTCAGGTCGTCGGCAGATCGCGTCTTCTTGACCGCCTTGCCGAAAGCAGCAGGTGAGGTCATGCGGTAAAGTTCTCTGGTAATGTGCCCTCCTTGACTTTCAAGGTTAGGGTCCCTGTCAAGCAATTCTGGTCCCTGCTCAGTGTCCGAAGATTCATTCTGGCCTTTCAGTGAAAGGCTCGTTTGACTAGCCTTACGAGACATGTAGTCGTTCAAATAGTTGGTCCTCACACTGTTGAGGATCTCCTCCTGGTGCTGCTGTTTGGGCGTTTTGAAGCTGGGGGATGCCCGGTCAATAAAAATGCGCGAGTCCACACTGCGCCCTAACTGCGGACTTTTCGAAAACGTCCCAGACTTTCTCCATTTACTGTCTCTCAGAGCCCTAGTGTACGACGATCTTCTGCTCGCAACAGACTCTGATAGCAGCAAGATCGAGTGTCGTCTGCGATCTTGCTGCTGCGGGATGCTGATATTGGACGAGAGAGAATCGATCCCGTCGCTTTTCTTGGTTTTGGGTTTCATGTATGGTGAGATCCTAGGATGCTTATCCgatgtctttttcttctgggaACACGGTGGGCTTAGTGATACTCGTATTTCTTAACAGTCAACTTTCATCGGGTTTCATTATCAGTTAGCTGGTCGCAGTTCCTGAAAATCTATCCCCTGTGACAGAGGTGAGAAACAAGAACGATAAAGAATCAACCACACAAAGCGCCTAGTCGTGACCTCTTATTTACTACTCTTGCATATGTACGATGGAACAATCTTCTCGATGGCTTACAGAATCATCGAACTGCATGTTCTTTGCATGATTAAATATTTCGAACCTAAATGTAGCACCTTCGCAAACACGATATCTATATAGGTGTCGCTAGTTGGTTACTACACAGCAAATATGGCATCCATGTCGACAAAGCGACGTGCACAATTTgccaaatatttttgaacCACAGAGCTCATTACCTGAAAGAGTTCCCTGTTTTGCTCTCCTAACGCGAGCAACTGAGACGTTGGAATTTTTGCCTCTGGCGCGTCTGGATGATCAGGTTTGTAAAGGGGCTTCACAGCgtcttttttgtttttatcCACATCAAACAGTGACTCAAAGTAGAGAAGCTGGTTGTAAAGTTGCTTATCTGTGTAGCGGTAGCGCATGACCCCCATGCAGTTTTCATTAAGACACCGCTTGCCAAAAACAGATACCTGCCTGGTATTGTTTCCACAAGTTGGGTCATCACAGGCTAGGTAGCCGGCGTAGTACATAGAGATATGCGAACGGATGGCACTCTCGAGCTGTGCGCTCATTTGCAGCGGCGCAAATGTGTGCTGGCAGGATGAACACTGGAGACCACTGTAGCTCATCTGGTAGCGTTTGGATGCGACAATGCCTCCAAAAGGAAATCTTTGTTGACAGCCAGAGCATTGAAACGTTAATGCGGCAACATCCTTGAACCTTTCTTCGTCAGAAATAGAGCTTTCTAGCGGCTGAAGGCTGCCAGAGCTGCTACCGTTAAGCTCTCCGTTCGCTCCTGCACGGTTTATGAACCGCCTGCTATCAAGACCTAAGGACTCGCTAAGTCTGACAATGTCAAAACTCTCGATCCTTTCAAGCAGCCTTTCGACCGGAGCGAAAATTTGCTTCTCAAGGTAAAATTGCGGATCAGGACGTAGGTTATTATTCTTCACCATCACCTCATTCAAGACCCTAGCTCTCTCGGCAGGAGACAGTGAGCTATCGTCCTCGACACCCTCTTGTTTCGTAATGACGAAGGTGATGACGCTTCCAGCTTTAACAACACGGCCTGCTTCTCTCATTCTTAGAGCAGCCTGAACTGCAGGCATATTTTTACCGCCAGGGTAAGCCTTAGGGTCTTTCGAAAGCCGAGTGTTAATCTTGTACTTATCCACCCTAATAGTGTTATTTTCCACTTTCTCTCTAATGTCCTCCAAATACTCATAAACATCTTGAAGTGCTGTCTCAGGTTCTTTATCTGAGAGGATAGTTTCAAGGACATGCGTGGAAACTTCCTTCGAAAGTGGACAATATTCACGACGTCTCATGTCTAAGCCTTTAACTTCAAGCAGTGTTTTCTCTGCCCCAGACTTATCAAATACTACTGTTAAAGCGGCAtacttcttcttcgcgTGTAGAAGTAGTTTCCTGAAGACGTTGTCCGTATCAATTTCCAGCAAGCGATAGCGCTCATTgaccagctttttgaagttttctcCAATTTTGATTGCTTCCATGTAACTGTCGGAACCGGTATCAATCATGACAGAGTCTGTGTCACCATAAACCACTGTGAGTGCTAAACTTTCTGCGAGTTGTCTGGTGTTCATTAAAATTTCTCTTCCCTTGTTGGTAACGAGCATAGCTAGGGGCTTTGCGTAAAACCTGCTGTTCACGTATCCCAAACAGCCATACATGGAATTTGCTGTTAGCTTTAAGGCCTGTTGCCTAATATCACATTGTGTTCTTTTATGAGGATCTGGCTCagttttgagcagcttcttcaCCTCTCGACGTTTTTGCACTAAACTAGCTAGCAGCCGTGGCAAGACACCTTGAGCCATCTCTGATGAAGGAACATTAGGCAGCTCGTCAATATTTGAGGGGTCTCGTTCAACAGTTGTGAAGCAGATGTTGTACTCCTGGATGATAGAAGGATACAGAGAGTTGAAGTCCATGACAAGGACGTAATTTTTATGCAGCCCTTTTTCAGGTTCGAAAACAAGTCCACCTTGATACTTAGCTTTCTTGGAACTaacttgaacttcgtcACCACCGTCAAgaccagcttcttctctagCCCTTTGCTGTCTTTGGTTCCTCATGCTCTTTGTTTCCTTGTCTGGTACGATGTagttgtttctttcaaattcatGAAGCAGAATATACTCATTCCGACCTGCTCGCGTACCACCGAGCGTTTGGCACCATGCGTTACCTGCCAAAACCGTTAGCTGCTTAGTGAGCGACAATATCTGAATACGAAATGCGATTTCAGCAGAAATCAAAGCATTCGACACATTTTCTTGTAGAGCCATTATCATAGAGTTGACATCGTTTTGATACTGGGGATTTTGGTAATTTATCTCCAGCGCGCGCTGCTCTTTTTGACATGTTACCTGGTACATCTCCGGTAGATCCCAACTTTGACATTTAGGTGTTAATGATTGCCCCATTTCATTAGATATGTCACAGAGAAGACGACCTGACAAAATGTCTCGATTATAAAATTGGTTCATGCTAGGATTCTTGCCAAATTTATCAGGCCATGATTTTCTCGCTCGGCGGCCTAAACAGCTAAAGGTGGGTATTTTCAGTTCAAAACACCTGTAAAGAATTGTGTCAAGCGCGACATTTTCCAAGCGATGCCCTATAATCACGTCTGGATCTGAAGACTTCATCATAGCGCAAAAACAGCTGAGAAGGGCCTTTTCATTATTGAACAAGCGGAGATTACCAGTTAAGTTCTTTTTGGCTAGGTGCGTTAGCCCGGTAGGGAAACTCGATCCGACTGGGGGCCTTACCAAGGTGATAGTGTCATTTGGAGCTAGATCCTCTGGGATTGGTAGATCCTGTGCGAGGTTTTTGTATTGGGAAAGTGTTATACTCACGATTTCTTGCTTGTTCTCTTTTGAGCTCATTATGGTTTGAACGGCTAGCGAAGCACAATTCAAGTTGGGAACATGTTTATCTGAAGTAGGTTCAATACTGGAAGGTTGCGATACCTGTACTTCAATATCACAGTGAGAGGCGTTAGATAGTGCTGAAAAGTCACCATTGTTTATTTCTAGCCAACACGGCCCCATAACTTTTTTCTGGACCACGAAACTCTCAAATATGTTTGTGTTACCACCAAATACATGATGAAAGGTGTCACCTTCTAAATCAGAGGGGATGGTAACATTTCTGTTCTTGGGAGTCCTGTACGGCAGTAGCACTTTCAGATATTCGGACTCATGAGGAATACCAGGTAGCTCGAATGCATATTTTTTAATTTCAGGTTTAGCTCGGATGTTTTCTAATCCATACTTTTCCATTAGGAGCGGGATGATTTCGCCATGAACATCAGATGCCGTTTTTCCTTCTCTTGGTAAGAAAAACAACTCTCTCGAGAGATTCAGAATCTGGATCATTGCTGAAATAAGCTTGTTCTCTCGAGTACTGATTTTTCCAAAGAGTAGTAAAGTGCTGTCAACTTCCGCAAAGTCAAGCCAGTAAAACTTAAAAGAGCTAGCGTTATCACTAATCACATCAGAGCGACTGTACCGTTTGCCTATGAAACTCAAGGACTTAGGATTTTCCTCTTTAAGTTTGGAGCTGCCCGAAGGTGTTGGTGGCGCTGTGACAAATGGGGATGATTGTACCGAGGACCGAATATCAACATTGGACCTTTGTGAGGCCGCCGCACTTCTGATTGTTCTCCTGCGAAAAGTAATCTCTTCATCGctgtcttcttcagagctTTGACCTCCACTCTTGACAATATCTGCAGATCTTTCCTTTGTTATCGTTGGCGAGCTCTGAACATCGTCTATCATCGCCTGTAGGTCGCGATCATCTAATAAATTGGCTTTCGTTTTTGTACCGGCTAGTGGCGACGTATTTGCTCCCCCCTGAGGTGTACTGAAAGATTGTTCATCAATTTTCATTCTTTTAATGGTCGGTGGTGTTGCGGCAGCGTTCGCCTCTCTCTTAATATTATTCTCTAATTTGGGGACCACGCGATGACTCTTAGCCCCAAAAAGCCCACCTACCGCGGTCGATGCTTCATTCCCATCGAACTCCTGCAAAATGTCGTCGAACTCATCAAGGCTAAACTTTTTAGGCGCCTTGCTGAGAActtttgcattttttgtGTGTTGAGCCGCAATAATATCTCCAATCGAAGCACCAGAGCTAGATTTAACCCCTTTACCatcatttttgatcttcttggAACCCTTTGCAGCCCTTTCTCTTGGTTTGTCGTCCTCTTCTGATGAGTAGTTTTGGTCCCTGTTGCGGTCATCCCATTCATCAACACCTCTATCCACATATCCGAGACCATCGTCATCTACCACAAAATCGTCTCGAAGCAATTCCTGGCGCTTCATGCTCCTaaattcttcttcatctatCAGGTCATACACTTTGTCGTCGgtttcatcttcttcataaaGGCTCTTTGAGGACTTGTTTTGACGAGCatgctgcagcttcttAAGCAACTCTATCCTGTTCTTGGCACTCATTGTAATGTACCGAGGAGCCACTACCAGGCGTGAGGAGAAACACTGATCACTGGTGATATGAAGTCGAGTTCATTTGAAAACGCGTAAAGGCAGATGTGATATCTTAACGCGTAAAGAGTGCTCAACATCATGTGTCTATCATTGGAGACGAATTGGACAGTTTGTGTGGAAGGAAGCTGAATACCTAAGCATTCGTCGCATCAACCGATGACATCCCAAGGGTAACCGCGTTCACGAGGCTACATACCGTCGCTTtagctttcaagctcaagtcACTAAGTGGAGACCACAGCTAAGAATGTCATTCTTGGATGCAATATCCCGCCCAGGCACGAAGGCGCACCGATCTAACGGAACACTTGACGAGTTGCTCAGCGAGCTCATACACAGCATAAATGAActacagaagaagaatggACTGTTGGGTACGAAGAGGGATTCGCAAGAACTGCGTTACTCAGTCGAGATGGAATTGGTTCCCCAATGTGAAACCCTTCGAGACCGAATCGAGCAGGTTGTCTCTGGCGATTATTCAAATGGCAAGTTAGCCACCGATTTCGCGAGCCTTAAAGGAGAATTAATAAGGAGCAAAAGACAATTCAGCGAGCTCAAATCGAAGTTTCCACTCCGCAAAGCTCAAAGGCCCAGCTCAAACTCCGTTGTTTCTCAGAACTCCGGCTATGTTTCGATGCCCGTGGCTATAGCTGAGGAAACGACACCTTTGTTGCAAGATCAAGGAAGCCGCGATCGGCAGCAACAGCTGCAGCAACAAGAGCAGCCTTCCGTTTCTCAGGACGAGCTGAATTTTCACACTCTCATCCAACAGGAGAGGTCCGAGGAGATCTCCCGCATCCACACAGCTGTTCAAGAGGTTAACGCGATATTCCACCAGTTGGGATCTCTGGTACGAGAGCAAGGCGAAGACGTTGATAACATAGACAGCAACATTTCAGGGCTCGCAGGAAATCTTCACAGGGCCAACGAACAATTGGGTAAGGCTGACCAGTCTCAGCGGAAAAAAAATAGATGCGGGATCATCACTCTGGTTATTATTGTAGTAATCGTCCTGGTGGTGATTTTGGCGGCGTTAAGCTAATAGCTTTTAGTTACGCAAGATAGAAATAAATGTAAAATTATTAAAAACTCGAACTGTTATTAATTAGTAGTAACCTTCCCTTCCCTTTATGTGTTAAAATTCAGACTTCTCCACGAAGTTGTCCGacattttgttttcctccttcttgtcatctttgattttcttcattAGTTCTCGCCGTACAGATTCCGCTTGCTCGACGCCCTTCAATTCACCACGCTCCATAACAAGGTTTTTTAACAGCCTGTTTTCCATTTCCAGCGTGTGAATCCGGTGCTGTAACCCCAAAGCCAGCTCACTGAGTTCTTGAATGGAACCTTCCATTTCCTGCTCCTTCATCTTCCGC
This is a stretch of genomic DNA from Lachancea thermotolerans CBS 6340 chromosome D complete sequence. It encodes these proteins:
- the POL1 gene encoding DNA-directed DNA polymerase alpha catalytic subunit POL1 (similar to uniprot|P13382 Saccharomyces cerevisiae YNL102W POL1 Catalytic subunit of the DNA polymerase alpha-primase complex required for the initiation of DNA replication during mitotic DNA synthesis and premeiotic DNA synthesis); this translates as MSAKNRIELLKKLQHARQNKSSKSLYEEDETDDKVYDLIDEEEFRSMKRQELLRDDFVVDDDGLGYVDRGVDEWDDRNRDQNYSSEEDDKPRERAAKGSKKIKNDGKGVKSSSGASIGDIIAAQHTKNAKVLSKAPKKFSLDEFDDILQEFDGNEASTAVGGLFGAKSHRVVPKLENNIKREANAAATPPTIKRMKIDEQSFSTPQGGANTSPLAGTKTKANLLDDRDLQAMIDDVQSSPTITKERSADIVKSGGQSSEEDSDEEITFRRRTIRSAAASQRSNVDIRSSVQSSPFVTAPPTPSGSSKLKEENPKSLSFIGKRYSRSDVISDNASSFKFYWLDFAEVDSTLLLFGKISTRENKLISAMIQILNLSRELFFLPREGKTASDVHGEIIPLLMEKYGLENIRAKPEIKKYAFELPGIPHESEYLKVLLPYRTPKNRNVTIPSDLEGDTFHHVFGGNTNIFESFVVQKKVMGPCWLEINNGDFSALSNASHCDIEVQVSQPSSIEPTSDKHVPNLNCASLAVQTIMSSKENKQEIVSITLSQYKNLAQDLPIPEDLAPNDTITLVRPPVGSSFPTGLTHLAKKNLTGNLRLFNNEKALLSCFCAMMKSSDPDVIIGHRLENVALDTILYRCFELKIPTFSCLGRRARKSWPDKFGKNPSMNQFYNRDILSGRLLCDISNEMGQSLTPKCQSWDLPEMYQVTCQKEQRALEINYQNPQYQNDVNSMIMALQENVSNALISAEIAFRIQILSLTKQLTVLAGNAWCQTLGGTRAGRNEYILLHEFERNNYIVPDKETKSMRNQRQQRAREEAGLDGGDEVQVSSKKAKYQGGLVFEPEKGLHKNYVLVMDFNSLYPSIIQEYNICFTTVERDPSNIDELPNVPSSEMAQGVLPRLLASLVQKRREVKKLLKTEPDPHKRTQCDIRQQALKLTANSMYGCLGYVNSRFYAKPLAMLVTNKGREILMNTRQLAESLALTVVYGDTDSVMIDTGSDSYMEAIKIGENFKKLVNERYRLLEIDTDNVFRKLLLHAKKKYAALTVVFDKSGAEKTLLEVKGLDMRRREYCPLSKEVSTHVLETILSDKEPETALQDVYEYLEDIREKVENNTIRVDKYKINTRLSKDPKAYPGGKNMPAVQAALRMREAGRVVKAGSVITFVITKQEGVEDDSSLSPAERARVLNEVMVKNNNLRPDPQFYLEKQIFAPVERLLERIESFDIVRLSESLGLDSRRFINRAGANGELNGSSSGSLQPLESSISDEERFKDVAALTFQCSGCQQRFPFGGIVASKRYQMSYSGLQCSSCQHTFAPLQMSAQLESAIRSHISMYYAGYLACDDPTCGNNTRQVSVFGKRCLNENCMGVMRYRYTDKQLYNQLLYFESLFDVDKNKKDAVKPLYKPDHPDAPEAKIPTSQLLALGEQNRELFQVMSSVVQKYLANCARRFVDMDAIFAV
- the AVT4 gene encoding Avt4p (similar to uniprot|P50944 Saccharomyces cerevisiae YNL101W AVT4 Vacuolar transporter exports large neutral amino acids from the vacuole member of a family of seven S. cerevisiae genes (AVT1-7) related to vesicular GABA-glycine transporters), with amino-acid sequence MKPKTKKSDGIDSLSSNISIPQQQDRRRHSILLLSESVASRRSSYTRALRDSKWRKSGTFSKSPQLGRSVDSRIFIDRASPSFKTPKQQHQEEILNSVRTNYLNDYMSRKASQTSLSLKGQNESSDTEQGPELLDRDPNLESQGGHITRELYRMTSPAAFGKAVKKTRSADDLTLEEQHSASNASALNVPGGFRREFILQKHNKGKTIDTALSSESETLHSSSVSGESVPDSSEKVPFLTRNFLEFLYVYGHFAGESFEDEFYTDQESEEQAVDETSPLLARAEAGTGKKILVPKSAKGTTSTTKAFLLMIKSFVGTGVLFLPGAFSNGGLFFSLAMLVFFGIYSYWCYYILTKSKIATKVSSFGDIGLTLYGPWMKFIILFSLVMTQLGFSGAYVVFTAKNLLAFVENVFYWPGVTIVHLLALQLVVFIPLSFIRNIAKLSFSSLVANFLVMGGIVIVIGFTAKHLFFDLNCKPAEGIVTGFNSQSWTLFVGTAIFAFEGIGLIIPIQSSMKHPEKFPLVMALVIITATVLFVSVATLGYLSYGAETQTVILLNLPQDSILVNLIQFFYSSAILLSTPLQLFPAIAIIENKVFPKFTKIYVKRSDHTKIQYKPNSGKLDWRIKWLKNFVRSLIVSSVVIAAYFGANHLDAFVAIVGSLACIPLVYIYPPMLHLRSCSKPRFAGEKSVWRKWPILLDYVLVVFGAIGMVYTSYQSIFG
- the VAM3 gene encoding SNAP receptor VAM3 (similar to uniprot|Q12241 Saccharomyces cerevisiae YOR106W VAM3 Syntaxin-related protein required for vacuolar assembly PEP12 homolog); its protein translation is MSFLDAISRPGTKAHRSNGTLDELLSELIHSINELQKKNGLLGTKRDSQELRYSVEMELVPQCETLRDRIEQVVSGDYSNGKLATDFASLKGELIRSKRQFSELKSKFPLRKAQRPSSNSVVSQNSGYVSMPVAIAEETTPLLQDQGSRDRQQQLQQQEQPSVSQDELNFHTLIQQERSEEISRIHTAVQEVNAIFHQLGSLVREQGEDVDNIDSNISGLAGNLHRANEQLGKADQSQRKKNRCGIITLVIIVVIVLVVILAALS